A single genomic interval of Waddliaceae bacterium harbors:
- a CDS encoding deoxyribonuclease IV, whose product MTKQLHSDELLIGAHTSTAQGLYHALIEGKDIGATTIQLFTRNQRRWDSKPLDDEEVALWHATLEDTGLRNIMSHGSYLVNLGAPDPEILKKSRKTLKEEIERCNALGISFLTVHPGSALKDDRTQCIERIVESLHGVEDTINEGTTRILLETTAGQGSVIGYRFEELAEIIEKVEKHIPVGVCFDTCHSFAAGYDIRTEEGWKSTLKEFDDTIGLDNLRAFHVNDSWNAIGSRRDRHAPLGEGEIGIDSFKVLMRGKITREIPKYLETPGGDPLWIKEISMLREFATL is encoded by the coding sequence ATGACAAAACAACTTCATAGCGACGAGCTTCTCATCGGCGCCCATACGTCGACGGCACAAGGATTATACCACGCCCTTATCGAAGGTAAAGATATCGGCGCCACGACGATACAGCTTTTTACTAGAAACCAGCGGCGCTGGGACAGCAAACCTCTCGATGACGAAGAGGTAGCTCTTTGGCATGCCACACTAGAAGATACAGGGCTTCGTAATATAATGAGCCATGGAAGTTACCTTGTAAACCTCGGTGCTCCTGATCCAGAAATATTGAAAAAGAGCCGCAAGACTTTAAAAGAAGAGATCGAGCGTTGCAACGCTCTAGGGATATCGTTTCTTACCGTACACCCAGGTTCAGCACTTAAAGACGACAGAACACAATGTATAGAGCGTATCGTTGAGAGTCTTCATGGTGTCGAAGATACGATAAACGAAGGAACGACGAGGATACTTCTTGAGACGACAGCAGGACAGGGGTCGGTTATAGGGTATCGCTTCGAAGAGCTCGCCGAGATCATAGAGAAAGTAGAAAAACATATTCCCGTAGGCGTATGTTTTGATACGTGCCATTCTTTCGCCGCAGGATATGATATCCGCACCGAAGAAGGATGGAAGTCGACGCTTAAAGAGTTCGACGACACAATAGGACTTGATAATCTCAGAGCTTTTCACGTCAATGATTCGTGGAACGCGATAGGCTCGCGACGCGATAGGCATGCCCCGCTAGGAGAAGGCGAGATAGGGATAGATAGCTTCAAAGTCCTTATGCGTGGTAAGATAACACGAGAAATCCCAAAATATCTCGAGACGCCAGGGGGCGATCCTTTGTGGATTAAAGAGATTTCGATGCTCAGGGAATTTGCAACGTTGTAA
- the asnS gene encoding asparagine--tRNA ligase has protein sequence MRTKIKEIKDREDQGKGLVGKEITIKGWVRTVRIQKTFTFIEVNDGSTLSNFQVVADDTMEGYAEVIEHLSTGASVAVVGDIVESPGKNQAVEMKAKNVDVIGRCDSETYPLQKKRHSFEFLRTIAHLRPRTNTLGAITRVHNTLSAATHRFFQEKGFYYIHAPIITASDCEGAGDMFQVTTLNINEPPRGEEGEVDFEQDFFDKPAYLTVSGQLNAEIYACALSDVYTFGPTFRAENSHTSRHLAEFWMVEPEMSFADIKDDMDCAEEYVRYLIKEVLDKCKEDMIFFDKFISKGILERLQSVVDTPFERITYTEAISLLEKATKTFEYKPSWGEDLQSEHERYITEEVFKKPVIVYDYPKDIKAFYMRLNDDGKTVAAMDVLVPGVGEIIGGSQREERLDVLEQRLEEVGLDKENYWWYLELRKYGSVPHAGFGLGFERFVQYVTGMENIRDVISFPRTRGKAQF, from the coding sequence ATGCGTACCAAGATAAAAGAGATAAAAGACCGCGAAGACCAAGGCAAAGGCCTTGTTGGCAAAGAAATAACTATAAAAGGATGGGTTCGTACCGTCCGCATACAGAAGACGTTCACCTTCATCGAGGTCAACGACGGCTCGACGTTATCAAACTTCCAAGTCGTCGCCGACGACACTATGGAAGGATATGCTGAAGTTATAGAGCATCTTTCGACAGGAGCTTCCGTTGCCGTCGTTGGTGATATCGTTGAAAGCCCAGGAAAAAATCAGGCTGTAGAGATGAAGGCGAAGAACGTCGACGTCATAGGACGCTGCGATTCCGAGACATATCCTCTACAGAAGAAAAGGCATTCTTTTGAGTTCTTACGTACCATCGCCCATCTGCGTCCGCGGACTAATACTCTCGGCGCCATAACACGCGTTCACAACACCCTTAGCGCTGCGACACACCGTTTCTTCCAGGAGAAAGGCTTCTATTATATCCATGCTCCAATAATAACGGCTTCAGACTGTGAAGGCGCCGGCGATATGTTCCAGGTTACCACGCTGAACATCAACGAACCACCACGTGGCGAAGAGGGAGAGGTAGACTTCGAGCAGGACTTCTTTGATAAGCCGGCATATCTTACCGTCTCTGGACAGCTTAACGCCGAGATATATGCTTGTGCCCTTTCCGACGTATATACCTTCGGCCCGACATTCCGCGCCGAGAACTCACATACCTCACGGCACCTAGCAGAATTCTGGATGGTAGAGCCCGAGATGTCGTTCGCCGACATAAAAGATGATATGGACTGCGCTGAAGAATATGTCCGCTATCTCATTAAAGAGGTCCTCGACAAATGCAAAGAAGATATGATTTTCTTCGATAAGTTCATCTCAAAAGGAATCTTAGAGCGTTTGCAAAGTGTTGTCGATACACCATTCGAGCGTATAACATATACCGAAGCAATATCTCTTCTCGAGAAGGCGACGAAGACCTTCGAATATAAGCCTTCATGGGGTGAAGACCTACAGTCGGAACACGAAAGATATATCACCGAAGAAGTCTTCAAAAAACCCGTTATCGTTTACGACTACCCCAAAGATATCAAAGCTTTCTATATGCGTCTCAACGACGATGGCAAGACCGTCGCTGCTATGGACGTCCTTGTCCCTGGCGTCGGAGAGATTATTGGCGGAAGCCAGCGTGAAGAGAGACTCGATGTTCTTGAGCAACGCCTCGAAGAGGTCGGCCTCGATAAAGAAAATTACTGGTGGTATCTCGAGCTTAGGAAATATGGAAGCGTGCCACACGCAGGTTTTGGTCTTGGCTTCGAACGCTTTGTGCAGTATGTTACCGGCATGGAAAACATCCGTGACGTCATATCATTTCCACGAACTCGTGGAAAAGCACAGTTTTAA
- the ispH gene encoding 4-hydroxy-3-methylbut-2-enyl diphosphate reductase, with protein sequence MKLLLSKPRGFCAGVVRAINTVERALELWGAPIYVKHEIVHNKHVVNKLRDKGAVFIEDLDDAPEGSRVIYSAHGVTPEVRRHAKARNLIEIDATCILVTRIHEAVKRYAEKGYDIIIIGHKNHVEIVGTAGEAPNKTTIVENVEDVERLPFSADDKLFFISQTTLSCYDIEKIQNALRQRYPDIETLAKSSICYATTNRQTALREITKDTDIVFVVGDPSSSNSNRLREIAQKNAVTAYLINDEDEIQEKWLEGVNTIGLTAGASTPEDVVQKVIERLKVMGVTSIEDVVYTTESVVFSLPKEVNE encoded by the coding sequence ATGAAGCTATTGTTATCGAAACCACGAGGGTTCTGCGCCGGCGTCGTCAGGGCGATAAACACCGTAGAGCGCGCCCTGGAGCTGTGGGGAGCGCCGATATATGTAAAACACGAGATCGTCCATAATAAACACGTCGTTAACAAGCTCCGAGATAAGGGCGCTGTCTTTATCGAAGATCTCGACGATGCCCCAGAAGGCTCTAGGGTGATATATTCCGCCCATGGCGTAACGCCAGAAGTCCGTAGACATGCCAAAGCAAGAAACCTTATCGAGATCGACGCCACATGTATCCTAGTGACGCGTATCCACGAGGCCGTAAAACGGTATGCCGAGAAAGGATATGATATCATAATAATAGGTCATAAAAACCACGTCGAGATTGTAGGAACAGCAGGAGAGGCGCCAAATAAAACGACGATAGTAGAGAACGTCGAAGACGTTGAAAGACTTCCCTTTTCCGCCGACGACAAGCTTTTCTTTATCTCACAAACAACGCTTAGTTGTTACGATATTGAGAAAATACAAAACGCTTTACGACAGAGATATCCCGACATCGAAACATTGGCGAAATCGTCGATATGCTACGCGACGACGAACAGACAAACGGCGCTTAGGGAGATAACAAAAGATACCGATATAGTATTCGTTGTTGGCGACCCATCGAGCTCGAATTCTAACAGACTTCGTGAGATAGCGCAAAAAAACGCTGTCACAGCATATCTTATCAATGATGAAGACGAGATACAGGAAAAATGGCTCGAAGGCGTTAATACTATAGGCTTGACAGCAGGGGCGTCTACACCAGAAGACGTCGTGCAGAAAGTTATAGAGAGACTCAAGGTCATGGGCGTTACTTCGATAGAAGACGTTGTCTATACTACCGAAAGCGTTGTCTTCAGCCTGCCAAAAGAGGTTAACGAATAA